The sequence GTCAAACATGCTGCAAGGATAAGGTCATGTCAGGGACGTGGAGTAGGATCATGGCTTCAAGCTATGccttcagcaccaaaatttgttctaAAGTCCTCAGAATTTCGTGTGGCAGCATTTTTGAAACTTGGTATTCTTGTACCATATTCCCGgattgttaccaagtgtgattgtggtacaGTACAATTAGGCCTTAATTGATGAACATGGCTATCATTTattgacctgcaagtttggcggtggcccagtatggcaacacaatacaatcgtgtcaacttgggctaaatgtttagacgagttaaatattcctcatcaagttgagccaagaaataggtatactgactCTGAAAACAGGGCAGACATAGCAACATATgatcccactggacacttgacaaaagacctggacatttcacttgctcatccacattcttgtgacaccatacaatcagctgccaaaatatcaggttatgcagctgagttgagagagaaacgcaaaatgacaaaatatggtcaacagcagtctatagcaggatctgatacaacatgtatttcactggtttttgaacaatTTGACTTTTGGGGCCcaatggctgaagactatcacgataagatctccaaaatttcaaaagatgcaaatggaaaagcagcgaaacagactttagagatagatggagaaagcaactgtctgtagttctacagtcttgcaactctcgtgtgatttttaaaaagttgtcaaagttgtttaagtgcaattttgatcattttctgtatgataaagacgttcaacattttgttcattgattgttattgttatgcatatgtaaagttagcgattgttattggtagagtaagagttcaaatataataatctgtctgtctgtctgtctgtctatttgtccatctgtttctgtctgtctgtctctctgtacgtctgtttgtccatctgtttctgtttgtctgtcaaagttGCCTAAGTGCAACTTCGATGACTTTACATATGATacagacattcaacattttgtccattgattgttattgttttgcataaagttagtGCCTTTTATCAATAAAGTAAGCGCTCAAAtaaaagtatctgtctgtctgtctgtctgtttgtccaactgttttatttctgtctgtctgtctgtctatctagttttctgcctgtttgtctgcactGATGCCTGCACTTACGATGATGTACACTACCAAACCCGGactacaaaaatacaaattaatttatcattaattaattaattattgattatcaGTTTGCCGCTACATTTGCAGgtatacacaaacaactcTGATTACCAATGCCTGCATCAATATCCTTATAATGTAATCTCCTTAGATCGACCTCTTCCCTCCCCGGCAGATCCCACACAGCGACAGACAAAATCCTGTCATCTGGGACATTAACCTTCTTGACCACATTCCCAATACAAATAGAAACCGTCAACTGGTAGCTGTAATCAAACTGGTTCTTCGTGTATCTCATAAAGACGACCATCTTGCCAACTTGGGCGTCTCCTAAAAAACAAATCGCGTTGAGATAAGCAAGAATTCGCTAAGAATGAGAAAACGACGACTTATTGTTCATCGTCTGACTTTCAACATCCCACAGTTAAATGTTGTTGACTATCTCTCACTACACCATTCAGAAACAAAAAGTGAAGCTGGAAATACATtgaactacacacacacacacacacacacacacacacacacacacacacacacacacacacacacacacacacacacacacacacacacacacacacactttcaaCCTTCAACTGCCCATCCACATGGATGATGGCGAAACGTAAAAAGCGTAAGAAAACGGAAGTCACTATCTGGTAAATATGTCCCAAATCTGaaatacattgatgacatttatgtcttttcttGTCCCTCTCTCGTGTGAATAAACGACCGCATCTGTCGCACTTGATTCCGGTCTTTGCTCGTTCCCGTGGATTTTAGGCGATTTtgtcctctgttgcaattgtgtcttCTTTCCCTGTTTGTTACAATGTCCTGAATACGGGACATTGTAACACAACGAGATGCAGATAATCCGGgtcttgttttgaaagataacGCGCGGGCTGTTTCCGTAGACTGAATGAAACGAGTGAAGACTCCACTGCGCAACCGCCTCAACACCAGAACTCTAGATGCACTTATGATGATTCGTATTGAAGGTCCCGATTTCTCAAGTTTTGACTTTCAGAAAGCCGTTGATGATTGGGGAAAGGTTCGAAACCGTAGGATTAGTGTCTGTTGAACTTTTGTCATGTATTTTAATTTGTAACACCAATGGTAAATTAATACACAGTTTGAAATAATCAAGAAT is a genomic window of Corticium candelabrum chromosome 11, ooCorCand1.1, whole genome shotgun sequence containing:
- the LOC134186288 gene encoding ras-related protein Rab-7L1-like translates to MVVFMRYTKNQFDYSYQLTVSICIGNVVKKVNVPDDRILSVAVWDLPGREEVDLRRLHYKDIDAGIVVVDSSNDTDSINSASMWKQDILSNCDTRLFESNLTSTHTHSFSIPTLLLGNKLDQLN